Proteins encoded by one window of Candidatus Hydrogenedentota bacterium:
- a CDS encoding substrate-binding domain-containing protein, with protein MGLWAVVACAGIALAGCGGGETSAPPEGGSAADSGAGGKRIKLAYVTNGVDPFWDVAAAGVRAAARDFDVDVQVLMPPKGLIDQKRMIETALATGIDGLAMSPIDAANQVGFINQACAVTNVITQDADAPESNRLCFVGMDNYKAGREAGKLVKEAIPEGGKVMIFVGRLEQSNSQQRRQGVIDELLDAPMQDANNLTMSPASEVIQGENYTILGTLTDNFDYAKAKSNAEDTIASHGDLACMVGLFAYNIPNCLKAVRDAGKLGQIKMVSFDEADDTLQGIVDGHVHGTVSQQPYNYGYDSVRILAGLARGDQSVLPEGGMLEVPVVVVRKENVEEFRTNLEALKAQGG; from the coding sequence ATGGGGCTTTGGGCGGTTGTGGCGTGCGCGGGTATCGCGCTGGCGGGATGTGGCGGCGGCGAGACGTCCGCGCCGCCGGAGGGTGGATCGGCGGCGGATTCGGGCGCGGGCGGAAAGCGCATCAAGCTGGCGTATGTAACGAACGGGGTGGATCCGTTCTGGGATGTGGCGGCGGCGGGGGTCCGGGCGGCGGCGAGGGATTTTGACGTGGACGTGCAGGTGTTGATGCCGCCGAAGGGGTTGATCGACCAGAAGCGTATGATCGAGACGGCCCTGGCGACGGGGATCGACGGGCTGGCGATGAGCCCGATCGACGCGGCGAATCAGGTGGGTTTCATCAACCAGGCGTGCGCGGTGACGAACGTGATCACGCAGGACGCGGACGCGCCGGAATCGAACCGGCTGTGTTTTGTGGGGATGGACAATTACAAGGCGGGCCGTGAGGCGGGGAAGCTGGTGAAGGAGGCGATTCCGGAGGGGGGCAAGGTGATGATCTTTGTGGGGCGGCTGGAGCAGTCGAACTCGCAGCAGCGGCGTCAGGGGGTGATTGACGAGCTGCTTGACGCGCCGATGCAGGACGCGAACAACCTGACGATGAGCCCGGCTTCGGAGGTGATTCAGGGGGAGAACTACACGATTCTGGGGACGCTGACGGACAATTTCGACTATGCGAAGGCAAAGTCGAACGCGGAGGACACGATTGCGAGTCACGGGGATCTGGCGTGCATGGTGGGGCTTTTCGCGTACAACATTCCGAACTGCCTGAAGGCGGTGCGGGACGCGGGGAAGCTGGGCCAGATCAAGATGGTGAGCTTTGACGAGGCGGACGATACGCTGCAGGGCATCGTCGATGGGCATGTGCACGGGACGGTGAGCCAGCAACCGTATAACTACGGGTACGATTCGGTCCGCATACTGGCAGGTCTGGCGCGGGGCGATCAGAGCGTGCTGCCGGAGGGCGGTATGCTGGAGGTGCCGGTGGTGGTGGTGCGCAAGGAGAATGTGGAGGAGTTCCGGACGAACCTGGAGGCGTTGAAGGCGCAGGGGGGGTGA
- a CDS encoding exo-alpha-sialidase, translating into MEKIIGSEHPGAYKHPASITELADGGLMMTYYGGGGEYVDDSKVWGMRRAAGSSEWSAPRILADTPFLGEGNGVVWQAPDGLVWLFYVQRYGETWSESRTLAKISRDGGETWSDSMFLSFELGTMCRGLPIVLENGDYLLPVYHETGSDINQTFPDTCSYFLRHDPATRTWTETGRIYSANGNLQAEPVQLSADHLIAYIRPGGNFEPSDSRYILRSESRDGGQTWSRAEDTEFPNPNSAVSLIKLQSGRLLLVYNDSMNHRTPLTAAISEDGGKTWPHRRDLATSGLDNTFAYPMAIQAKDGTIHVICTTDVRKTVILLSFTEDAVVGRVKGEG; encoded by the coding sequence GTGGAGAAGATCATCGGGAGCGAGCACCCGGGGGCGTATAAGCACCCGGCGTCGATCACGGAGCTTGCGGATGGGGGGCTGATGATGACGTATTACGGCGGTGGCGGTGAGTATGTGGACGATTCGAAGGTCTGGGGGATGCGGCGGGCGGCGGGGTCGTCGGAATGGTCGGCGCCGCGGATTCTGGCGGATACGCCGTTTCTGGGCGAGGGGAATGGGGTGGTGTGGCAGGCGCCGGATGGGCTGGTGTGGCTTTTTTATGTGCAGCGGTATGGGGAGACGTGGTCGGAGTCGCGGACGCTGGCGAAGATATCGCGGGACGGGGGGGAGACGTGGTCGGATTCGATGTTTTTGAGCTTCGAGCTGGGGACGATGTGCCGGGGGCTGCCGATTGTGCTGGAGAATGGGGATTATCTGTTGCCGGTGTATCACGAGACGGGGAGCGACATAAACCAGACGTTTCCGGACACGTGCTCGTACTTTCTGCGGCATGATCCGGCGACGCGGACGTGGACGGAGACGGGGCGGATTTATTCGGCGAATGGGAATCTCCAGGCGGAGCCGGTGCAGCTTTCGGCGGATCACCTGATCGCGTATATCCGCCCGGGCGGTAATTTTGAGCCGAGCGATTCGCGGTACATTCTGCGGTCGGAGTCGCGCGATGGAGGGCAGACGTGGAGCCGGGCGGAGGACACGGAATTTCCGAATCCGAATTCGGCGGTGAGCCTGATCAAGCTTCAGAGCGGGCGGCTGTTGCTGGTGTACAACGACAGCATGAACCACCGGACGCCGCTTACGGCGGCGATCTCCGAGGATGGCGGGAAGACGTGGCCGCACCGGCGGGACCTGGCGACGAGCGGGCTGGACAATACGTTTGCGTATCCGATGGCGATCCAGGCGAAGGATGGGACGATTCATGTGATTTGCACGACGGACGTGCGGAAGACGGTGATTCTGCTTAGTTTTACGGAGGATGCGGTGGTGGGACGGGTGAAGGGTGAAGGGTGA
- a CDS encoding sugar ABC transporter ATP-binding protein — protein sequence MSESNLQPLLSVRDLSKQFPGVKALSGVSLDLYPGEVLAVIGENGAGKSTLMKILAGIQRPDSGAILLEGAEVEIGSIRAATALGISLIHQELNLADNLDIGANIFLGREPRGRCGVIRRRQIARDAAVLMQRVGLNVSPRTLVRHLSVGQQQMVEIAKALSVHSRILIMDEPTSSLSQRETDHLYRVIGDLKAEGVSIIYISHRLGEVSDLADRVVVLRDGKNAGELAREEICHDRMVKLMVGREFSADREYHPRALGEEVLRVDGLVTTAYPRHAISFSVRAGEIVGIGGLVGAGRTELLETLFGVRPALGGEVRVADEPVSLRSPEDAIRAGLALAPEDRKGQGLVLEMGVRENCSLATLARDARRGLLNRRAERAISGEMIGKLNIRTPSDRQICQVLSGGNQQKVVLGKWLAMRPRILLLDEPTRGIDVGAKREIYQLMEQLAESGVAILFVSSEMEEVLHLPDRAIVLHEGGLTGELSREALTEEAVMQLATGRTAAA from the coding sequence ATGAGTGAATCGAATTTGCAGCCGTTGCTTTCTGTTCGTGATCTCAGCAAGCAGTTTCCGGGGGTGAAGGCGTTGAGCGGGGTTTCGCTGGATTTGTATCCGGGGGAGGTGCTGGCGGTGATTGGGGAGAATGGGGCGGGGAAGAGCACGCTGATGAAGATCCTGGCGGGGATCCAGCGTCCGGATTCGGGGGCGATCCTGCTTGAGGGGGCCGAGGTGGAGATCGGGTCGATCCGTGCGGCGACGGCGCTGGGGATTTCGCTGATCCACCAGGAATTGAACCTGGCGGACAACCTGGACATCGGGGCGAATATTTTTCTGGGCCGTGAGCCGCGGGGCCGGTGCGGGGTGATCCGTCGCCGGCAGATTGCCCGGGATGCGGCGGTGTTGATGCAGCGGGTGGGGCTGAATGTTTCGCCGCGGACGCTGGTGCGGCATTTGTCGGTGGGGCAGCAGCAGATGGTGGAGATCGCGAAGGCGCTTTCGGTGCACAGCCGGATTTTGATTATGGACGAGCCGACGTCGAGCCTTTCGCAGCGTGAGACGGATCACCTGTACCGGGTGATCGGGGATTTGAAGGCGGAGGGGGTGAGCATCATTTACATATCGCACCGGCTTGGTGAGGTATCGGATCTGGCGGACCGGGTGGTGGTGTTGCGGGACGGGAAGAATGCGGGGGAGCTGGCGCGGGAGGAGATTTGTCATGATCGTATGGTGAAGCTGATGGTGGGGCGCGAGTTTTCGGCGGATCGGGAGTACCACCCGCGGGCGCTGGGCGAGGAAGTGTTGCGGGTTGACGGGTTGGTCACGACGGCGTATCCACGGCACGCGATTTCGTTTTCGGTTCGGGCGGGGGAGATTGTGGGGATTGGGGGGCTGGTGGGCGCGGGGCGGACGGAACTGCTGGAGACGCTATTTGGCGTGCGGCCGGCGCTGGGGGGTGAAGTGCGGGTGGCGGATGAACCGGTGTCGCTGCGATCGCCGGAGGACGCGATCCGGGCGGGCCTGGCGCTGGCTCCGGAGGACCGGAAGGGTCAGGGTCTGGTGCTGGAGATGGGGGTGCGGGAGAATTGCAGCCTGGCGACGCTGGCGCGGGATGCGCGGCGGGGGTTGTTGAACCGGAGGGCGGAGCGTGCGATCAGCGGGGAGATGATCGGGAAGTTGAATATCCGGACGCCGTCGGACCGGCAGATCTGCCAGGTGCTTTCGGGGGGCAATCAGCAGAAGGTGGTGCTGGGTAAGTGGCTTGCGATGCGTCCGCGGATCCTGTTGCTGGATGAGCCGACGCGGGGGATTGACGTGGGGGCGAAGCGGGAGATCTACCAGCTTATGGAGCAGCTGGCAGAGTCGGGGGTGGCGATTTTGTTTGTTTCGAGCGAGATGGAGGAGGTGCTGCATCTGCCGGACCGGGCGATCGTGTTGCATGAGGGGGGGCTTACGGGGGAGCTGTCGCGTGAGGCGCTGACGGAGGAAGCGGTGATGCAGCTGGCGACGGGGCGTACGGCGGCGGCGTAG
- the fumC gene encoding class II fumarate hydratase: MEFRIEKDTMGEMKVPADRYYGCQTARSLVNFKIGGETMPRELIRALGVLKKAAALTNNDLGLLPDNLCQAICQAADEVIEGTLDGHFPLVVWQTGSGTQTNMNANEVIANRAIEILGGELGSKSPVHPNDHVNMSQSSNDTFPTAMSIAAVEQIHNRLIPALQDLHEVLDAKAEAFADIIKIGRTHLMDATPLTLGQEFSGYACQVANGAQRVNQTLPLLAELALGGTAVGTGLNTKKGYAEKVADRIAEITGLPFTSAPNKFEALAAHDAMVMTSGALKTVACSFMKIGNDIRWLGSGPRCGIGEIMLPENEPGSSIMPGKVNPTQCEAITMVAAQVIGNDATVNVAGASGNFELNVFKPVIIYNVLQSIRLLADAADSFRENCVIGIEPNRKAIQAHLNNSLMLVTALNRHIGYDNAAKIAKTAHANGTTLKEEAVNLGFLTAEEFDKAVDPGKMIGPSDA; encoded by the coding sequence ATGGAATTCCGCATTGAAAAAGACACCATGGGCGAAATGAAGGTCCCCGCCGACCGCTATTACGGCTGCCAGACCGCCCGGTCCCTCGTTAATTTCAAAATCGGGGGCGAAACCATGCCGCGCGAGCTCATCCGCGCCCTCGGCGTCCTCAAGAAGGCCGCCGCGCTCACCAACAACGACCTGGGCCTCCTCCCCGACAACCTCTGCCAGGCCATCTGCCAGGCCGCCGATGAAGTGATCGAAGGAACCCTCGACGGCCACTTCCCCCTCGTCGTATGGCAGACCGGCAGCGGCACCCAGACCAACATGAACGCCAACGAGGTCATCGCCAACCGCGCCATCGAAATCCTCGGCGGCGAGCTGGGCAGCAAGTCCCCGGTCCACCCCAACGACCACGTCAACATGTCCCAGTCCTCCAACGACACCTTCCCCACCGCCATGAGCATCGCGGCGGTGGAGCAAATCCACAACCGGCTCATCCCCGCCCTCCAGGACCTCCACGAGGTCCTCGACGCCAAGGCCGAGGCCTTCGCCGATATCATCAAAATCGGGCGCACCCACCTCATGGACGCCACCCCCCTCACCCTCGGCCAGGAATTCTCCGGCTACGCCTGCCAGGTCGCCAACGGAGCCCAGCGCGTCAACCAGACCCTGCCCCTCCTCGCCGAGCTCGCACTCGGCGGCACCGCCGTCGGCACCGGGCTCAACACGAAAAAAGGCTACGCCGAAAAAGTGGCTGATCGCATCGCCGAAATCACCGGCCTGCCCTTCACCTCCGCCCCCAACAAATTCGAGGCCCTCGCCGCCCACGACGCCATGGTCATGACCTCCGGCGCCCTCAAAACCGTCGCCTGCAGCTTCATGAAGATCGGAAACGACATCCGCTGGCTCGGCAGCGGGCCCCGCTGCGGCATCGGCGAAATCATGCTCCCCGAAAACGAGCCCGGCTCCTCCATCATGCCCGGAAAAGTCAACCCCACCCAGTGCGAAGCCATCACCATGGTCGCCGCCCAGGTCATCGGCAACGATGCCACGGTCAACGTCGCCGGGGCCTCCGGCAACTTCGAACTCAATGTCTTCAAGCCCGTCATCATCTACAACGTCCTCCAGTCCATCCGCCTCCTCGCCGACGCCGCTGACTCCTTCCGCGAAAACTGCGTCATCGGCATCGAGCCCAACCGAAAGGCCATCCAGGCCCACCTCAACAACTCCCTCATGCTCGTCACCGCCCTCAACCGCCACATCGGCTACGACAACGCCGCCAAAATCGCAAAGACCGCCCACGCCAACGGCACCACACTCAAAGAAGAAGCCGTCAACCTCGGCTTCCTCACCGCCGAGGAATTCGACAAGGCCGTCGACCCCGGCAAGATGATCGGCCCATCCGACGCCTGA